Proteins co-encoded in one Phycisphaerae bacterium genomic window:
- a CDS encoding VCBS repeat-containing protein has product MLTRLMIWVPAAALLAGCAQQREVTFRMHTLNAESRFEAAGVCDMNNDGRLDIISGGFWYEAPTWKKHFIRDIPEQDNYYYDFANIPVDVDGDGWIDHVTVAWHNKQISWVRHPGNSTNPFEVIKIDDPGHFETAFGFDVNGDGQTDIVPNIFDGEPGWYEFKPDPRMPHGVNWIKHPLPNDATGPGIGVGDINGDGRHDLVGGKGWAEQPADPKAEWVWHAEFDLGDASIPILVHDIDGDGDLDLIWGIGHGYGLYWMEQGRNALGQRIWSKHEIDKSWSQAHAPILADINNDRRMELIAGKRYYAHNGKDPGANDPRVIYWYDFDIARRQWKRHVIAQGGPAGLGIAPAAADIDDDGDIDIVAPGKSGLYLFENLLR; this is encoded by the coding sequence ATGTTGACCCGCCTGATGATCTGGGTTCCCGCCGCGGCCCTCCTGGCCGGCTGTGCGCAGCAGCGGGAGGTGACCTTCAGGATGCACACACTCAACGCCGAGTCCCGCTTCGAGGCCGCCGGGGTCTGCGATATGAACAACGATGGCAGGCTCGATATCATCAGCGGCGGCTTCTGGTACGAAGCCCCGACGTGGAAAAAGCATTTCATCCGCGACATCCCTGAGCAAGACAATTACTACTACGACTTCGCCAACATCCCGGTCGACGTGGATGGCGACGGTTGGATCGACCACGTCACCGTCGCTTGGCACAACAAGCAGATCTCATGGGTTCGACATCCGGGCAACAGCACCAATCCGTTCGAGGTGATCAAGATCGACGACCCCGGCCACTTCGAGACCGCTTTCGGTTTCGACGTCAATGGCGACGGGCAAACGGACATTGTACCCAACATCTTCGACGGCGAGCCCGGATGGTACGAGTTCAAGCCGGACCCGCGGATGCCCCACGGCGTCAACTGGATCAAACACCCGCTGCCCAATGATGCCACCGGTCCGGGCATCGGAGTCGGTGACATCAACGGCGACGGCCGCCACGACTTGGTTGGCGGCAAGGGCTGGGCCGAACAGCCGGCCGACCCCAAGGCCGAATGGGTCTGGCATGCCGAGTTCGACCTGGGGGACGCGAGTATCCCGATTCTCGTGCATGACATCGACGGAGACGGCGATCTCGATCTGATCTGGGGCATCGGACACGGTTACGGGTTATACTGGATGGAGCAAGGTCGTAACGCCCTCGGCCAGCGCATCTGGTCCAAACACGAGATCGACAAGAGCTGGTCGCAGGCCCACGCTCCGATCCTGGCCGACATCAACAACGACCGCCGGATGGAGCTGATCGCCGGCAAGCGCTACTACGCCCACAACGGCAAGGACCCCGGAGCCAATGATCCGAGAGTGATCTACTGGTACGACTTTGACATCGCCAGGAGACAGTGGAAGCGACACGTCATCGCCCAAGGCGGCCCCGCCGGTCTGGGCATCGCCCCCGCTGCGGCCGATATCGACGACGACGGCGACATCGACATCGTCGCCCCCGGAAAAAGCGGGCTGTACCTGTTCGAGAACCTGCTCAGGTAG
- a CDS encoding family 10 glycosylhydrolase — protein sequence MRHVRVSDVMLGKACLWLAAWFMVSAGCEQLPEPAKPGEPVKQQAKPGAQAGPGPQSQSRVTPAPPPRPVVPPLVDTWPPRGVWVPRDIYKSPRQIAALMEEAKQAGLNTILFQVRGHAAAYYFSAIEPFAYEFPPGGPGFDPLAVACHEAHTRGLAIHAWVNMMPAWAGDKPPDDPKHLYHTHPEWFLYDQKGKRQPLNGWYVSLNPCLPEVRNYLVGICREIVTRYPVDGLHLDYIRFPTDRSPRGSDYPYDARTLELYRQATGLKPSSNRKTWSQWRTYQVTRLVWEIHSMVKKERPKIRLTAACPPDLPTARNNYFQDGPLWLRSGYVDGIFLMNYTSNNKTFRARHETWQREAGGRPVAAGIGIYMHGSDVTSLEQLKMARQWGGGFAFFSSPYLFSGWPTSRQRLATLKPTLLEMKNAAMQSLPRRASPPTPGRAVPQVP from the coding sequence ATGCGGCATGTTCGGGTAAGCGACGTGATGTTGGGGAAGGCCTGTCTTTGGCTCGCGGCATGGTTCATGGTCAGCGCGGGCTGCGAGCAATTGCCGGAGCCCGCCAAGCCCGGCGAGCCGGTGAAGCAGCAGGCCAAGCCTGGGGCGCAGGCCGGGCCCGGCCCACAATCGCAGTCTCGCGTTACGCCGGCACCTCCGCCCCGGCCGGTCGTGCCGCCGTTGGTCGACACGTGGCCTCCGAGGGGAGTGTGGGTGCCGCGGGACATCTACAAGTCACCCCGCCAGATCGCCGCGCTGATGGAGGAGGCCAAGCAGGCGGGCCTGAACACCATACTGTTCCAGGTGCGAGGCCACGCCGCGGCTTACTATTTCTCCGCCATCGAGCCGTTCGCATACGAGTTTCCGCCCGGCGGACCGGGTTTTGACCCGTTGGCAGTGGCTTGCCACGAAGCCCACACCCGCGGTCTGGCCATCCATGCATGGGTCAACATGATGCCTGCGTGGGCCGGCGACAAGCCTCCGGACGACCCCAAACACCTTTACCATACGCACCCCGAGTGGTTCTTGTATGACCAGAAGGGCAAGCGGCAGCCGCTGAACGGCTGGTACGTGAGCTTGAATCCTTGTCTTCCGGAGGTGCGCAATTACCTGGTGGGCATCTGTCGCGAAATCGTGACGCGCTATCCTGTTGACGGCTTGCATCTCGATTACATTCGCTTTCCGACGGATCGGTCGCCCCGGGGCAGCGACTATCCTTACGATGCCCGCACGCTGGAGCTTTATCGGCAGGCGACCGGCCTCAAACCGTCGAGCAACCGCAAGACCTGGTCGCAATGGCGGACATACCAGGTGACGCGTCTGGTGTGGGAGATCCACAGCATGGTGAAAAAAGAGCGGCCGAAGATTCGCCTGACTGCGGCATGTCCACCGGACCTCCCCACGGCCAGGAACAACTACTTTCAGGACGGACCGTTATGGCTGCGATCGGGCTATGTGGACGGCATCTTCCTGATGAATTACACCTCGAACAACAAGACTTTTCGTGCGAGGCACGAGACCTGGCAGCGCGAGGCCGGCGGCCGACCGGTGGCCGCGGGAATCGGGATCTACATGCACGGATCCGATGTCACCTCGTTGGAGCAACTGAAAATGGCCCGACAGTGGGGCGGCGGTTTCGCGTTCTTCTCCTCGCCTTACCTGTTCAGCGGATGGCCCACGAGCCGGCAGCGGCTTGCGACGCTCAAGCCGACGTTGCTGGAGATGAAGAATGCGGCCATGCAGAGTCTCCCGCGGCGGGCTTCGCCGCCCACCCCCGGCAGGGCCGTACCTCAAGTGCCGTGA
- a CDS encoding thrombospondin type 3 repeat-containing protein, with amino-acid sequence MKRFETTAFKGGIITMLRARIWSVLSLIVLSFLVLGQTGPCGSGPVATGDRDHDGIEDAADNCPDDANTDQLDADDDGVGDACEDSSGSGGGDGGTDPWLDNGTKVYPENKRRCGVWSGTIAMETHRIREWEWTCPEAYYSCYKVHSGKQDERTVVNATVLLRDEALWHWYPVFEASGNLTYDEVNTDHVEAFPSKCLLLQDEIEELHDSWAIDHPQIEIHASGWPEGFYPEYYYDFDAETLTFYPWRERDVDVTVTLIINPPNDGQQVHLTTKYTGEYQCSGNGIPEDQDDLVPHPGNTFLELEGTYHWDPNGNDRLDIILSDDAPKIFDCTKCCSAGSCADSQSTITSYEIHLTRFPEGDRDNDDVCDSIDNCPDTPNWDQLDSTGDGVGDECDPLAPLVP; translated from the coding sequence GTGAAGCGATTCGAGACAACCGCATTCAAGGGGGGCATCATCACAATGCTGCGTGCAAGAATCTGGAGTGTTTTGTCGCTTATCGTCCTGAGTTTTCTGGTCCTGGGTCAAACGGGGCCGTGTGGGTCCGGACCCGTCGCCACGGGAGATCGCGATCATGACGGTATCGAGGACGCGGCCGACAATTGCCCTGACGACGCCAACACCGACCAACTCGACGCCGATGACGATGGCGTCGGGGACGCGTGTGAAGACTCGTCGGGCAGTGGCGGCGGGGACGGAGGAACGGATCCGTGGCTGGACAACGGCACCAAGGTCTATCCCGAAAACAAGCGGCGATGCGGAGTGTGGTCGGGCACCATCGCCATGGAAACGCACCGTATCCGTGAGTGGGAATGGACTTGCCCCGAGGCATACTATAGTTGCTACAAGGTTCACAGCGGCAAACAGGATGAGCGGACCGTCGTCAATGCCACCGTCCTGCTGCGGGATGAGGCGCTTTGGCACTGGTACCCGGTGTTCGAGGCCTCCGGGAACCTGACCTACGACGAGGTAAACACTGACCATGTCGAGGCCTTCCCGTCCAAGTGCCTGCTCCTCCAGGACGAGATCGAGGAACTGCACGATTCCTGGGCCATTGACCATCCCCAGATCGAAATCCACGCGTCCGGATGGCCGGAGGGATTCTACCCTGAATACTACTACGATTTCGACGCCGAGACCCTGACCTTCTACCCGTGGCGCGAGCGCGACGTTGACGTCACGGTCACGCTCATCATCAACCCTCCGAACGACGGGCAGCAGGTACACCTGACCACCAAGTATACGGGCGAATATCAGTGTTCCGGCAACGGCATCCCGGAAGACCAGGATGACCTTGTGCCCCATCCCGGGAATACCTTCCTTGAATTGGAGGGAACCTACCACTGGGACCCGAACGGGAACGACCGACTGGACATCATTCTGTCGGACGACGCACCCAAGATCTTCGACTGCACCAAGTGCTGCTCCGCCGGTTCGTGCGCCGACTCCCAGAGCACGATTACCTCCTACGAGATCCACTTGACGCGTTTCCCTGAGGGCGACCGCGACAACGACGACGTCTGCGACAGCATCGACAACTGCCCGGACACGCCGAACTGGGACCAGCTTGACTCCACCGGCGATGGCGTCGGCGATGAGTGCGATCCCCTGGCGCCACTGGTTCCCTGA
- a CDS encoding CARDB domain-containing protein, whose product MKCSLLKSFQLLLLALITSAAAGEPIAPPEWAVRYTDGLKAWRDIIYYWIDRQKPNGSFGFGWGEDEEMVVGWPGVMMAADDRRIQTALERMIENVWYNVNIQNGYVWLATDAEHGPEPTSYGTPILLYQEFGSPKLIERLMVTASNVEYWTAHTPRGDRHMRSTYFGSQQLYEWPFYDEDSPINARAWIPMMQLVLYNRDPHLLKYYLEWADAWAKHAMEEVHGKPPGIMPGQVAFPTGEPGGHTQNWWGAGAHEFSSLWYQTRMHEVLAIAYAVTGEDRYVRPIREMLRFFSTYARPAVKQDGPFPPDRLPAQYRFPPGWREGNESTRWARDIALGHLGCWYYYLTGDTQFDGAFSSLLGERIERGPFSRIDRRIVDEGWRRAVSFRDKYFTEVVPKLPYADSLANYAAAWWQKQYGTMTFGQRCFHDGGHLANSVNWPWVDFPPPSVVWKDTGYETAVFVLEDAPQRLRVALCNLGEDGRQIGMQVFTLDDGIYNLRLGPDGDEDGEFDAVTTIQSVAVERGTRLRFALPNDVTTLLELVRRSDSGPVPAWGPRPDLGLDAWDIMVSRSKPGPGESITFTIRVHNIGSRPAEKVKVRLLGRGGSEEALLGEALLDRIDAPQRLVPSFADVKVPWIVAEGVSTIGVCLDPEDAIDELYEGNNEAWAALADLATSQRPKEYVAHAPATRPSLADVKADNLSRYDVPFRTGIRLDGVIDEREWRDVVEFAFIPHADKPLKKRTWMRVAYDDQALYLALRCEEPDMQWLDTDLRRMEDIYYKDGFEIFLDPGAQVWRYWQFCFDTVPHVFQTLSRNQFAKKAAWEVKVHKGGKDWSAEVRFPFSEFDVPPPKAGDRWRMNAMRFTTTFRDPEHPEAKIAERSHFSPLGRLRGHHTPELFGDLYFRAKPE is encoded by the coding sequence ATGAAATGCTCATTGCTGAAATCGTTCCAATTGCTCCTATTGGCTCTGATCACGAGCGCGGCAGCCGGAGAACCCATTGCTCCTCCTGAGTGGGCCGTCCGTTATACCGACGGACTCAAGGCCTGGCGGGACATCATCTATTACTGGATTGATCGCCAGAAGCCCAACGGCAGCTTCGGCTTCGGTTGGGGCGAGGATGAGGAGATGGTGGTCGGTTGGCCGGGTGTCATGATGGCCGCCGACGACCGGCGTATCCAGACCGCCCTTGAGCGGATGATCGAGAATGTCTGGTATAACGTGAACATCCAGAACGGCTACGTGTGGCTTGCCACCGATGCCGAGCACGGTCCTGAACCCACCTCTTACGGCACACCCATTCTGCTGTACCAGGAGTTCGGCAGCCCCAAGCTTATCGAGCGCCTCATGGTCACGGCCAGCAACGTTGAGTACTGGACGGCCCACACGCCGCGAGGCGACCGGCACATGCGCTCGACGTACTTCGGCTCGCAGCAACTGTATGAATGGCCGTTCTACGACGAAGATTCCCCCATCAACGCCCGGGCGTGGATCCCGATGATGCAACTCGTACTCTACAACCGGGACCCGCATTTGCTGAAGTATTACCTCGAGTGGGCTGACGCCTGGGCGAAACACGCCATGGAAGAGGTCCACGGCAAGCCGCCGGGCATCATGCCCGGGCAGGTCGCATTCCCGACGGGCGAGCCGGGCGGACACACCCAGAACTGGTGGGGGGCCGGGGCACACGAGTTCAGCAGTCTGTGGTATCAGACCCGCATGCATGAGGTGCTGGCAATCGCCTACGCGGTCACCGGCGAAGATCGCTATGTTCGTCCGATACGGGAGATGCTTCGGTTCTTTTCAACCTATGCCCGGCCGGCGGTGAAGCAAGACGGGCCGTTCCCGCCCGATCGCCTGCCTGCTCAGTACCGGTTTCCGCCGGGTTGGCGTGAGGGCAACGAAAGCACGCGGTGGGCTCGCGATATCGCTTTGGGGCACCTGGGTTGTTGGTATTACTATCTGACCGGCGATACGCAGTTTGACGGCGCCTTCAGCAGCTTGCTTGGCGAAAGGATTGAACGCGGGCCTTTTTCGCGGATCGACCGGCGGATTGTTGATGAGGGCTGGCGGCGGGCAGTGAGCTTTCGCGACAAGTATTTCACGGAAGTGGTGCCCAAGTTGCCGTATGCGGACTCGCTGGCCAATTACGCCGCCGCCTGGTGGCAGAAGCAGTACGGAACGATGACCTTCGGCCAGCGGTGCTTCCACGACGGCGGGCACCTGGCCAACAGCGTCAACTGGCCCTGGGTGGACTTCCCGCCTCCTTCCGTGGTCTGGAAGGATACCGGCTATGAGACGGCCGTCTTCGTGCTGGAGGATGCGCCGCAGCGCCTGCGGGTGGCGTTGTGCAATCTGGGTGAAGACGGCCGGCAGATCGGCATGCAGGTATTCACGCTCGACGATGGCATCTACAACCTGAGACTCGGCCCGGATGGTGATGAAGACGGCGAATTCGACGCGGTGACCACGATTCAGTCGGTAGCAGTGGAACGGGGCACGAGGCTGCGGTTTGCCTTGCCGAACGATGTCACCACGCTGCTGGAGCTGGTTCGTAGATCAGATAGCGGACCGGTGCCGGCGTGGGGCCCGCGGCCGGACCTGGGCCTCGACGCCTGGGACATCATGGTCTCCCGGAGCAAGCCCGGCCCGGGCGAATCGATCACGTTTACGATCCGCGTGCACAACATTGGCAGCCGGCCGGCGGAGAAGGTGAAGGTGCGACTCCTTGGACGCGGCGGCAGCGAGGAGGCTTTGCTTGGTGAAGCCTTGCTCGATCGAATCGACGCGCCGCAGCGACTCGTTCCGAGTTTCGCCGACGTGAAGGTGCCGTGGATTGTGGCCGAGGGTGTATCAACGATCGGAGTCTGCCTCGACCCGGAGGACGCGATTGACGAGCTTTACGAGGGGAACAACGAGGCCTGGGCGGCACTTGCCGATCTGGCCACATCTCAACGGCCGAAGGAGTATGTGGCTCACGCGCCTGCCACTCGTCCAAGCCTGGCGGACGTGAAGGCCGACAACCTGAGCCGTTATGACGTGCCGTTTCGCACCGGAATCCGGCTGGACGGCGTGATCGATGAGCGGGAATGGCGGGATGTTGTGGAGTTCGCGTTCATCCCGCACGCCGACAAGCCGCTCAAGAAGCGAACCTGGATGCGCGTGGCCTATGACGACCAGGCTCTGTATCTGGCGCTGCGGTGCGAGGAGCCCGACATGCAGTGGCTCGACACCGACCTGCGGCGCATGGAGGACATCTACTACAAAGACGGTTTCGAGATTTTCCTCGACCCTGGAGCGCAGGTGTGGCGATACTGGCAGTTTTGTTTCGACACCGTGCCGCACGTGTTTCAGACGCTTTCGCGCAACCAGTTCGCGAAGAAGGCCGCGTGGGAGGTGAAAGTCCACAAGGGCGGGAAGGACTGGTCGGCAGAGGTACGATTTCCCTTCAGCGAATTCGATGTGCCGCCCCCCAAGGCCGGTGACCGCTGGCGGATGAACGCCATGCGTTTCACCACGACCTTTCGTGATCCGGAGCACCCGGAGGCGAAGATCGCCGAGAGATCACACTTTTCGCCCCTCGGCAGGCTACGCGGCCACCATACGCCAGAGTTATTTGGAGATCTCTACTTTCGCGCAAAACCGGAGTGA
- a CDS encoding aminodeoxychorismate/anthranilate synthase component II produces the protein MIVLIDNYDSFTYNLVQRIGELDRTREMKVYRNDKVTLDRIEADRPDHIIISPGPCTPKEAGISVDVVKHFAGKVPILGVCLGHQSIGYAFGGEIVRAKRLMHGKTSEIQHDGKGLFVGLSNPFTATRYHSLVIKPDTLHSDFVVTARTTDAPDDEIMGIRHKSMPIEGVQFHPESFLTLEGHKLLDNFLRM, from the coding sequence ATGATCGTGCTGATCGACAACTACGACTCGTTCACCTACAACCTCGTGCAGCGGATCGGAGAACTCGACCGCACGCGCGAGATGAAAGTCTACCGCAACGATAAGGTCACGCTCGACCGGATCGAAGCCGACAGACCCGACCACATCATCATTTCGCCCGGCCCCTGCACTCCAAAGGAAGCGGGCATCAGCGTGGACGTGGTCAAACACTTCGCCGGAAAGGTGCCGATCCTCGGCGTGTGCCTCGGCCACCAGTCGATCGGATACGCCTTCGGCGGCGAGATCGTCCGCGCCAAGCGGCTCATGCACGGCAAAACCAGCGAGATCCAACACGACGGCAAGGGCTTGTTCGTCGGCTTGAGCAATCCGTTCACTGCAACACGGTACCACTCGCTGGTCATCAAACCCGACACTCTGCATTCGGATTTCGTGGTCACCGCCCGCACGACCGACGCGCCGGACGACGAAATCATGGGCATACGCCACAAGTCCATGCCCATCGAGGGCGTCCAGTTCCATCCGGAGAGCTTCCTGACCCTCGAAGGCCACAAGCTCCTGGACAACTTCCTGCGAATGTAG
- a CDS encoding alpha/beta hydrolase family protein produces MRTTTAGISGPAILWVAVVGLLMAGCGGKTSGPRVTGTTKEATVAKMEFSMSAERANDPRLEPLRYLEQYGKDHPPQLAFAAKDAAEWRRWRRELRKRLSDTIGLPGMDDSGKPATEPRKLRVTAGPVAQCDGYKRMAFTIETGKGLYVPAFLLVPDGLKEPRAAILCSHGHGIGMNELVALTEKGEPRQYKEGYQHDFAIQAVRAGFVTLVFDQMGFGRRRDIDFHKQQNMWNHCEQPSKNALHWGLSMTGIRVWDAMRMIDFLQSRPEVDPKRIGMVGISGGGLVTQFTAALDDRIRAACVSGYLNRYETCILSIHHCIDNYVPGIGLQANNDDLACLIAPKPLLIEAGRKDPIFPIAATEEALRKLQRCYRVAGAPEALETDVFDGPHEFSGAKTWDFFARHLKQSE; encoded by the coding sequence ATGCGCACAACGACTGCGGGTATCAGTGGTCCAGCGATTCTGTGGGTGGCGGTTGTCGGGTTGCTGATGGCCGGCTGCGGCGGCAAGACCTCAGGTCCGCGGGTGACGGGTACAACGAAGGAGGCGACTGTGGCCAAGATGGAGTTCTCGATGTCGGCCGAGCGGGCCAACGACCCGCGACTCGAGCCGCTGCGTTACCTCGAACAATACGGGAAAGACCACCCGCCGCAATTGGCGTTCGCCGCCAAAGACGCCGCCGAATGGAGGCGATGGCGGCGTGAGCTTCGCAAGCGGCTGTCGGACACCATCGGTTTGCCGGGAATGGACGATTCGGGCAAGCCGGCGACCGAGCCGCGCAAGCTGCGGGTGACCGCCGGCCCGGTAGCTCAGTGTGACGGCTACAAGCGCATGGCGTTCACCATTGAGACGGGCAAGGGCTTGTACGTCCCCGCATTCCTTCTGGTTCCCGACGGTCTCAAGGAGCCGCGTGCTGCCATCCTTTGCAGCCACGGCCACGGCATCGGCATGAACGAACTGGTCGCGCTCACCGAGAAGGGCGAGCCGCGCCAGTACAAAGAGGGCTATCAGCACGATTTCGCCATCCAGGCGGTCAGAGCCGGTTTCGTTACCCTCGTCTTCGACCAGATGGGTTTCGGCAGGCGCCGCGACATTGATTTCCATAAACAACAGAACATGTGGAACCACTGCGAGCAGCCGAGCAAGAACGCCCTGCACTGGGGGTTGAGCATGACCGGCATTCGTGTGTGGGACGCCATGCGCATGATCGACTTCTTGCAGAGCCGTCCCGAGGTTGACCCGAAGCGGATCGGCATGGTGGGCATCAGTGGCGGGGGGCTGGTGACGCAGTTCACCGCGGCCTTGGACGACCGGATCAGGGCCGCGTGCGTGAGCGGTTACCTCAATCGTTACGAGACATGCATCCTGTCAATTCACCATTGCATCGACAACTACGTTCCGGGTATCGGGCTGCAGGCCAACAACGATGACCTAGCCTGCCTGATTGCGCCCAAGCCCCTGTTGATCGAGGCCGGACGAAAGGACCCGATTTTCCCCATCGCGGCGACCGAGGAAGCTCTCCGCAAGCTCCAAAGGTGCTACCGGGTCGCCGGGGCGCCAGAGGCCCTGGAAACAGATGTTTTCGACGGTCCTCACGAATTCAGCGGGGCCAAAACATGGGACTTCTTCGCCAGGCACCTCAAACAGTCAGAATAA
- a CDS encoding type II secretion system F family protein yields the protein MGTFTYKAKTTGGQTVTGVLTAESQQAAMRMLDERSLFPIKVAEGGTAARATITGRRKKVRLRVLTTFYSQLSDLLRAGVPVLRALDVLSRQGANPLLAEILKEVHTDVSSGESLAEAMSKHPNAFTHLAVSMVHAGEQGGFLEDVLARIAVFTERQDELRNKVIGAMIYPCVLMLAGVSVVTFLMGFVVPKIKPLLERQQVPWLTTVLFAVGDFVANHGWVILGVVVALVVLAVGLTRREEARRLLDRWKLRVPVLGRILTMVAICRFCRILGTLLGNGVTILQALKISKDSAGNRILAEAIDQAAENVQRGESLAARLGRSGLFPADIVDMIAVAEESNNLDAVLVQIADSNEARTSRLVDFGVRLLEPLLLMVMAAMVLVIAIALLVPILRMGSAGLG from the coding sequence ATGGGGACGTTCACGTACAAGGCGAAGACTACGGGTGGCCAGACCGTCACGGGCGTATTGACGGCCGAAAGCCAGCAGGCGGCAATGCGCATGCTGGACGAGCGGTCTCTGTTTCCCATCAAAGTCGCCGAAGGCGGAACCGCGGCCCGTGCTACCATAACCGGTCGCAGGAAGAAGGTCAGGCTTCGAGTCTTGACCACTTTCTATAGCCAGCTATCCGACCTCCTCAGGGCAGGCGTGCCGGTTCTCCGGGCGCTCGACGTATTGTCGCGTCAGGGGGCCAACCCGCTGCTGGCCGAGATCCTGAAAGAGGTACACACCGACGTCTCGAGTGGTGAATCGCTGGCCGAGGCAATGAGCAAGCACCCCAACGCGTTTACTCACTTGGCAGTCTCCATGGTACACGCCGGCGAACAGGGCGGTTTCCTTGAGGATGTCTTAGCGCGCATCGCGGTTTTTACCGAGCGGCAGGACGAGCTTCGCAACAAGGTTATCGGGGCGATGATCTACCCGTGCGTGTTGATGCTGGCCGGCGTCTCCGTGGTGACGTTCCTGATGGGGTTCGTCGTGCCGAAGATCAAGCCGCTGCTCGAGCGCCAGCAGGTTCCATGGTTGACGACCGTGTTGTTCGCGGTGGGCGATTTCGTCGCCAATCATGGCTGGGTGATTCTCGGTGTTGTTGTCGCACTCGTGGTTCTGGCAGTCGGGCTGACGCGTCGAGAAGAGGCCCGGCGTCTCCTGGACCGCTGGAAGCTGCGCGTCCCGGTTCTGGGGCGAATACTGACCATGGTGGCCATCTGCCGGTTCTGCCGCATCCTGGGAACGCTGCTGGGCAACGGTGTCACGATTCTGCAGGCGCTGAAGATTTCCAAGGACTCGGCCGGGAATCGCATCCTGGCCGAGGCCATCGACCAGGCGGCTGAGAACGTTCAGCGGGGGGAGTCGCTGGCCGCACGGTTGGGGCGAAGCGGACTCTTTCCGGCCGACATTGTGGACATGATTGCGGTGGCCGAGGAGAGCAACAATCTCGACGCCGTGCTGGTGCAGATCGCCGATTCGAACGAGGCCCGCACCAGCCGGCTGGTGGATTTCGGCGTGCGTTTGCTTGAACCGCTGCTGCTCATGGTTATGGCGGCCATGGTATTGGTCATTGCGATCGCCCTGTTGGTGCCGATCCTTCGCATGGGTTCGGCGGGCCTGGGGTGA